The DNA window GGCCCGAGTCCGAGCGCGGTGCGCAGCTGGTCGCCGGCGACGGCCCGCTCGGCCGAGCCCACCTCGACCAGTTCGAGCGTGACCGACAGGATGACGGCCGACCGCTGCGCCACCGAGCCGTGGTGCTGCTTGAGCACCGATGTGCGGAAACCCAGTCCGAGCTCGGCGGCGGTCACGGTGGAGACGTCACCGGTCTCCTCGTCGAGCAGCTCGACCTCGACCAGCGTGTCGGCGATCTCCTGCCCGTAGGCGCCGATGTTCTGCACGGGGGCGGCACCCACCGTGCCCGGGATGCCCGCCATCGCCTCGATGCCGGCCAGTCCCGCCTCAACGGAGAAGGCGACCAGGTCGTCCCACGAGTGGCCCGCCTCGACGCGGAGACGGACGCGACCGGGTGTCGGCGACGGCATCCGCTCGATCCCCCGCGTCAGGATCCGCACGACCGTGCCGTCGAACGGCTCGTCGCCGACGAAGAGGTTGGAACCCCCGCCGAGCACGAGCCAGTCGTCGCCCCCAGCCCAGGTGCGACGGAGACCGTCGACGAGATCGTCGCGCGTGTGCGCGTCGATCATGCGCGCGGGCGCGCCGCCCGTCTGCAGCGTGGTCAGCTGCGACAGCGGCACGGGCGTCACCTCGGTCATGGAAGGGGCGCGCTCAGACGAGGCGGACGCGAGCCTGGGCCTTGCCCAGCACCGTCGCTCCGGCCGCGGTCACCGTCAGATCGATGCGCGCCGTCTCGTCGTCGACGGCGCCGACGGTGGCGACCACGTGCAGGTCGGCGCCGTCGACCGGGTCGACCACCACGGGTCGCGTGAAGCGCACGCCGTACTCCGCGACGCGGCCGGTGTCCGCCAGCCACGGTCCGAGGGTCGCGACCGCCAGACCCATCGTCAGCATGCCGTGGGCGAGCACGCCGGGCAGGCCGACCTCGGCGGCGACGTCGTCGCGGTAGTGGATCGGGTTGAAGTCGCCGGACGCGCCGGCGTAGCGCACGAGCGACTCCCGGGTGAGGTGCACGTCGCGCTCGGCGACGACCTCGCCCACGACGGGTGCGGCGGCCATCAGGCGTCTCCTCCGACGACGAGGATCGATGTCGCCGTGACCACGTGCTCGCCGTCCGCGCCCACGATCTCGGCCTCGCTCGTCACCATGGCGTTGCCGCCGACCGCGCGCACGGAGCGCACGTGGAGGCGGGCGGTGAGCTCGTCACCGGCGACGATCGGCCGCGTGTAGCGGAACCGCTGCTCGCCGTGCAGCACCCGCGAGAGCACGATCCCC is part of the Microbacterium lemovicicum genome and encodes:
- a CDS encoding UDP-N-acetylmuramate dehydrogenase, which gives rise to MTEVTPVPLSQLTTLQTGGAPARMIDAHTRDDLVDGLRRTWAGGDDWLVLGGGSNLFVGDEPFDGTVVRILTRGIERMPSPTPGRVRLRVEAGHSWDDLVAFSVEAGLAGIEAMAGIPGTVGAAPVQNIGAYGQEIADTLVEVELLDEETGDVSTVTAAELGLGFRTSVLKQHHGSVAQRSAVILSVTLELVEVGSAERAVAGDQLRTALGLGPEASVSVAWIRDHVLQTRARKGMVLDPDDPDTRSAGSFFQNAIVSDSFARTLPDACPRWPLTPPDDPVTVIPLAAWDGYLPAAPEYRTEVKVSAAWLIENAGLRKGFRLPRSRAALSTKHALALTNRGGATAAELAELARFIQGRVLSEFGLILQPEPVLVGVEL
- a CDS encoding MaoC/PaaZ C-terminal domain-containing protein, yielding MAAAPVVGEVVAERDVHLTRESLVRYAGASGDFNPIHYRDDVAAEVGLPGVLAHGMLTMGLAVATLGPWLADTGRVAEYGVRFTRPVVVDPVDGADLHVVATVGAVDDETARIDLTVTAAGATVLGKAQARVRLV